The Funiculus sociatus GB2-C1 genomic sequence GGGTACGAGGCTTTTGGTTGACTTTTTCTTCTTGGCTTTTTTCTACTGATTCCTTTGAGATATCTGGTTGGACAAAATCGTCTGTTTCTTGGAATGAAACCAATGAAGAAGATGAAGAAAAAACTGGAGTGTCGCAGGGTTCTAATAAGCCATAGCTGGTTATCTGTTCGGCAAACTGATTAAAATCATTCTCTGTAATTGACAGATCGAAACGACTTTTAAAGGCGGCGATTATTTGAGATGTAGTAGAAATTCCATTTATAGATTGACAGAGAAAATATTCCTCTTCTCCAAACTCAAAAGTTTCTCCGGAAATGGGATCTTTGATAAGATGAATTTTGCTGTCTGTTTCTTTATTAGTAGTAAATGTAACGATCAGATCCTGTCGCAGCCGGGTTTGTGATACTTTATACATGGTAAAAAAGCCCTGAATTTCGCTTGCCTTGGGTTACTATGATTTGGACAAATGTTAAAAAGTTGCCGTGTTTTTTGGCAATGGTGCAAGTGCAAAGTAATTCTAAGAGCAACAGCAATGGGAGGTTTTAGCCATTGATAATGTAGTACCGAGGTAATGTTATGCCATGCTGCAAGCATCTTTTTTAGCATAACTTATGTTAATTACTGTATTAGTTTAAACAAGGTTATAATGTAAACTTCCAGATTTCAATGCGGCTCTTTTGTTGCTGTTGATGTTTTGAGCCTATAGAAACTAATATAGCTGGTATGGCTGGGGCGACTCATTGCTGATAGGAATTTTTGAGCGATCGCAAATAAACTTTACCTAAAATCATCGTATGCACCAGGCGAGAGGTGTTGAGCAGCGCAACAGCTACGGTTGCACCCAAGACGCTGCTACTAGCATCACTTATAAAAATTTTAGCAGGCGACCAGTTCCACTAGAAGACTTACTGCCAGCAGCGTAGTAGCTATCAACAAAAGCGCTAAAAGTGAGGATGGTATATAAACTAAATATTCTGGGAACGGCGAATATTAGCGATCGCGTCGATGACGCGCTGTAGGTCTTCAGTTGTTAAGTTGGAACCAGAAGGCAAGCAGAGACCACGCTCAAATAAACTTCCAGCGATCGCACCACCGATGCCTTCACAGCCAGCGAAGACGGGTTGCAGGTGCAAGGGTTTCCAAACGGGACGAGCTTCAATTTGCTCATTTGCTAGGGCTATGCGAATTTCTTCCCGGTCGGCACCAAAGGCACTTGGGTCAATTGTAAGGCAGGTGAGCCAGCGAGTAGCGCGTCCAAAGCCTGCTTCGGGCATAAATTCGATTCCGGGCAGGTTTCCCAAAGCTTGTTGGTAAACCTCAAAGTTGTGTCGTCTGGCTTGAACTCTGCTTTCCAAAACGCGCAATTGTCCGCGACCAATTCCTGCTAAAACGTTGCTGAGCCGATAGTTATAGCCAATTTCTGAATGTTGGTAATGAGGGGCGCGATCGCGGGCTTGGGTTGCCAGGAAACGGGCTTTTTCCACCAAGTTTGGGTCATTTGAAACCAACATACCGCCGCCAGAGGTGGTAATAATTTTATTACCGTTAAAGGAGTAGATACCAATGCGACCAAAGGTTCCCGGCGATCGCCCTTGGTAAGTGGCTCCCAAAGATTCGGCAGCATCTTCGATGAGTGGGATGGAGTAGCGATCGCACGCTTCTAAAATTGGAGCGATGTCGGCGCTTTGTCCGTAGAGATGGACAAGTACGACGGCTTTGGGCAATTTGCCGAGTTTAGCTCGGCGATCGAGTGCTTCCCGTAATAGATTGGCATTCATGTTCCAAGAAGTGTGATCGCTATCGATAAAGACGGGTTTTGCCCCCAGGTAGGTGATTGGGTTAGCAGTGGCAATAAAGGTGAGTGTGGAGCAAAAAACTTCATCGCCTGGCTCAATGCCAATTAATCTTAGAGCAAGATGCAGTGCAGCCGTTCCCGAACTCACAGCAGCAGCATAAGCAGCGCCGACGACTTCACAAAATTCTTCCTCAAAAGCGTCCACATGAGGGCCAACGGGTGCAATCCAGTTGGTGTCAAAAGCTTCTTTAACGAACTCCAGTTCGCGATCACCCATGTGAGGGGTGGAAAGGAGAATTGGTTTGATCATGTACCCTCAGTGTGAATAGTTTGTCTTAATAATTCTGGCTGGGCAACCGTAAGCTAAACAATCGGAAGGTAGAGATTGAATGACCACTGAGCCAGCGCCACAGGTTGTCTGAGTGCCAATTTCTACACTGGGAATTACGCTAGTGCCAACCCCCAAAAACACACCTGCACCTAACTTGACCTGGCCGCACAGAGAACAGCCTGGGGCAATGTGGCAGAAACCGCCAATTTGACAATCGTGGTCGATAGTGACTCCCGTGTTCACAATGGCGTGTTTGCCGATTTTGGTGTCGGTATTGATTGCCGCATTAGCCATCACCACAGTTCCAGGGGCAATGTCAACGCCGAGGGCAATCTGAGCTGAAGGATGGATCGCTGTTGTGAAGGAATGACCTTGACCCTCTAGCTTAAGAGCAATCTGCTGGCGGATGCTGTTATTGCCGATGGCAACGATCCACTGACAGCGATCGCATCTAATAGCAGCCAGTGTTTCTCTAGCTGAGTGAACAGGGATGCCATGAATTTGAGTAATTCCTGCTGGCGGGTTGTCATCGACTAGGGCTGTTACCTTTCGCCCCTGCCGCTGGAGGATATCTAGAATCACTTTGGCGTGTCCGCCACAACCGTAGAGATATATGTCCAAGGCGTGTCACCTCTACTCGGTTGAGGATGGGCTACCCTGAAACTCACTCATGGTGGCGTGATTCGGATGGGAGATACCTTCCCGCTTCAATACTTTGACAAGGGTTAGGAATAAAATCTTCAGATCAAGCCACAGGTTCCAGTGGTCAACATACCAAACGTCGAACTTAAATTTTTCCTCCCAGCTGAGGGTATTGCGACCGTTGACTTGCGCCCAACCAGTAATACCGGGTTTAACTTCGTGGCGCCGGGCTTGTTCGGGGCTGTAGCGGTCTAAGTATGACACTAGCAGGGGGCGGGGGCCAACAAAGCTCATGTCACCCTTGAGAACGTTCCACAGTTGGGGGAGTTCGTCCAGACTGGTTTGACGCAGGAATCGTCCGAACAATGTGAGGCGTTGTACGTCAGGAAGCAGATTTCCAGAATCGTCGCACTCATTGGTCATGGTGCAGAATTTGTAGAAGGTGAAAATGCGACCATTTTTACCAGGGCGGGGTTGGATAAAAAAAATCGGGCGACCCATGCGAGTGTAGATGGCGATCGCAATGATTATTAGCAGGGGAGAAAATAGGAGGAGAGCGATCGCTGCAACGAATCGGTCCAACATCGACTTAACCAGTCGGCTGGACTTGGTGAAATAATTGATAGAACTAGCTTTGACCTTCATCCCTGCAACACTTTTTCTAGATAATCAACGAACTGATTAGCTAAGGCTTCCCGACTGAAACTGGACTCTGCCAACTGACGAGCATTTTTGCCCCTAATGAGGGTTTCTTGTCGATTATCCGCCAACTGACTTAAGGCATTAGCAAAAGCTACAGCATCGTTAGGGGGGCAGGTAATACCACAGTAATGCCCATCGATCAATTCTGCTAGCCATCCAGGGTAATTGTTAAGGACTGGCAGCCCGCAGGCGATATAGTCAAAAAACTTATTGGGCGATGTGCCGTAGTAAAATGCAGGGACATTTGCCAAAATCATCAAACCTACATTTGCTGTTGCCATCACTTTTGCCAATTCCAACTTGGGCATTGGCTGAAAAAATAGACAGTTATCCAGTCCTTCTTCCGTGGCTCGTTGAATAAAATTGGGTTTTAGCTTGCCATCACCAATCAATACCAGCTTAATATCTGTCCGTCCTTTCTCTTTTAAAACCTTTCCTGCATCTAGCAAAGCATCTAAACCGTTGGCCTTGCCGTGGGCACCGCAAAACAGTGCTACAAAATCATCATCTCTAATTCCAAGTAAATTGCATTTAGCTTCTGGATTAGGTTTGAAAAGCTCAAGATCGCAACCGTTGGGAATCATGGTTACTTTAGCGCTAGGTTTTCTGCATACAATCCCCTTCACAATTCCAGGTGAAAGTCCAATACAGGCATCTGCTGTATGGTAAGCCAGCCATTCCAATATATCCAAGGCTTTCAGAAGCAGAGGATTAGTAATGACTCCCATTGCCTTAGGGAGTTCTGGCCATAAGTCTCGCACCTCAAACACAAATGGGCGATTCTTAAAGGCTTTCATAACGATCCCAGGAATTGCCACTGTCAGGGGAGTTGTGGTGGCAAATAAAAGGTTATACTCAGCGGTCAGTGCTAGTTTTATGCTTCCTAGAGCAAAGCGGAGAAATATCCAACTTCTTTTCAGCAAATTATCATAGTTGGAGTAAGGCAGGTAAAATTCTATTACTTCAATACCATCTACGATACCCTGACGTACGCCGTTAATGAAATCACTGGTAAGACCTGTATTTCCCATGTTATAGGAACCACAAACCATTGTTACCTGATGCCCTCGCGCAATTAAGCGTCGAGCCATTTCATAAGATCGAGTTCCGGTTGCTCCAGTAGGTGTGGTGAAATGTTGATGAAAATAAAGCACACGCATTTGAGTTAAGCCGCGCCTGGAACTAGGAGTATTTTAATCACTTTTTCTTAACCAGCAGTTGCTTGTCTAGGACATCTTTTCTAAAACAATAAACGAGGAGTATATCCTTTGACCAATACGCAGATCGTAGAGCTTAGCAAGGGTTGGCAGAGCTAGTGGTGTGGACACTAGCATCTTTTTAACTATATTGCGTACCTTGCTTCGTCCGGGTGCTTTGAAGGAAGCTGCCGAAAATACCTCTTGAGATAGCGGTAAGCGCTGCTGTTTTAAAATCTGAAAATTAAATTTTTTGCAGATATAATCTATTGTATTCATTCCTAAAAAATGTAAATGATCAGGAATTTCCCAATCAAAAATATCACCTTCTTTTACATTATTTTTCATTTCACCAACTTTAAGAATAAGTTTTCCTCCAGGTGACAAAATTGTCTGTAGCTTCCCAAATAAACTATCAAAATCGGGAATGTGAGATAAAACATTGAGCATCGTTATAGCATCAAAACTTGCAGTAGGATCAAACGACTCTACAGGCACTTGAAAAACATCACATCCTGCTTTTTCTCTAGCAAAAGCTGCCCTGTCTTGATTTAGTTCAATTCCTGCTCTATATAATTCAGGATAAACAGCACCAAGCTTTTCTAAAAAATGACCTGTGCCGCATCCAATGTCTAAGATGGACTTTGCTCCTTTTAGCTCCTGAGCAATCAAGTCAAAATACCTATTTTGAAATTGTACAGAAGCCTGATAATGATGTTCTGGGTTAAGAATATCAAGATGATCGTAATTATAAGTCTGCACCCGACCATGAACATCTTCTAGATTGGGATAAGGATCAATATAAAACAACTCGCAATTATTACAAGCCTGTAATTTATATCCTCTTTCCGAAAAACAATATTGACTATCTTGAGATTTACATAAAGGACAAACTGAACTATTCATAAATCCACCTCTTATTCAATCTAACTAACCGCTTGTTGCCTTATATCTTTTTTTAACCCAGATTAAAATACATTTCTCATATATGTAGGAACAGGACTCTCTTTAAATAGTAGATAAAATGTATCGATTGTAAGCTTCATTGCAAAATCCCCCGCGTATCAATCACAATCTTGTCCTTGATCCGTTCGCGATTAACATTCACAAATTGACTATGGTTTACCAGTAGAACAACTATATTAGCTGCGGACAGTGCTACTTCAAGGTTAGTTAGGGTGACAGACAACTTAGCTAGTGATTGAGGAAGTTGGCTTATATGGGGTTCAACGACAAGGATGCCACGAAATTGACTTTGCGCCAATTTTTGCACGATACTCACCGCCGGACTTTCCCGTAAGTCGTCAACGTCTGCTTTGAAAGTCAACCCTAAGCAGGCTATCATTGGTTCTTTAAATTGGCAAGCTTTCTCTTTTATTTTTGAAATTACATGATGCAATTTAGCATCATTGACCTCACGGGCTGTGCGGATTAAGCGAGCTTGTTCGGGGGCTGAATTGACAATAAACCACGGATCAACAGGAATGCAATGACCGCCTACGCCGGGACCTGGCTGGAGAATATTCACTCTCGGATGGTGGTTAGCCAGCTCAATGAGTTCCCAAACATTTATATTTAACTTTTCACAGATTAAAGAGAGTTCATTGGCAAAAGCAATATTCACATCACGGAATGCGTTCTCTGTTAGCTTTGCTAATTCTGCTGTACGTACTTCGGTACACAAAATCTTACCAGTCACAAACTGTCGATAAAAAGCCGCAGCCTTGTCCGCGGAAGCTTGATTAATTCCGCCAACGATCCGGTCATTGCTGACTAACTCCTTTAAAATTTGTCCGGGTAAAACGCGCTCCGGACAGTGGGCAAGGTAGAGCGAAGAGTGGACATCGAGATCAGGACGCAACAGCTCTAACCAATTTCCAATCTTTTCCGTTGTCCCTACAGGACTGGTTGATTCCAGAATCACCAGATTGTTGGGAGCGAGGTATGGTGCGATCGCTTCGGTAGCCGCTTCGATATAAGAAATATCTGGTATCCAGTTATCCTTTAAGGGTGTTGGTGTAGCTATGATATATACATCAGCAGGCAGGGGTTGCAGACTCGCCCTAAGATTGCCACTGCTTACAACCGACTTAACCAAAATGTCTAAATCTGGTTCGTGGATGTGAATTTCGCCGCGATTAATTGTTTCTACCACTTTAGGGTTTATATCCACCCCGTGAACTTTAAAGCCTTTACTAGCTAGTAAGCTAGATGTTGGCAGACCGATATAACCCAAACCCATTACGCAAACTTTTTCCATGAAATTTATTTGATATTTGGATTATTTTTTTCCTTGCTATGCCACCGAGAATGTGGATTGGAAAGATTCTTCTAATAACTTAAGAATCTTAGCACTAGCATCTCCCTGCCCATACAAAAGTTTAAAATCATCCCTATTTCTAATACCAATACTTTTTTGGGCACTCAGGATTTTATCTGGGTCGCTACCAACTAGAGTGTTGAAACCGTATTCAACCAGTTCTACCCATTCAGTCTCTTCACGCAATGTGATGCAGGGCTTATGAAAGAAATAGGCTTCTTTTTGTAACCCGCCACTATCGGTAAACACACCTTTACACTTGGAGAGCAAGGTTATCATGTCAAAATAACCCACTGGTTCTATCAGCCGAATGCGGGATAGATGCTGGTTCCCCAACAACTTCCGGGTACGAGGATGTAATGGCAACACCACAGGTGTAGTTTTAGAGATTGTTTCTAGCGCACCCATAATGTTACTCAGTCGAACTGGGTCATCTGTGTTTTCTGCGCGGTGGACTGTGGCTAAGTAAAAAGGCTCATTTAATTCATTAATGAGGCAGGCGATCGCATCTGTAGGCTTGGCAATTTGCCGATAAAACAGCGCTGCATCGTACATTACATCTCCCACATTGCTCACTAGCACCTGCCCCCGTTCTAAGATACCTTCATTCTTCAGGTTTTTAACGGCAGTCTCTGTAGGACAGAACAACCAACGAGAAATCTGGTCAGTCAGCACTCGGTTCACTTCTTCTGGCATCCGCATATTAAATGACCGCAGCCCTGCTTCTACGTGTGCCACAGGAATATGCAATTTAACTGCGGCTAAAGCGCCCGCCAGAGTCGAGTTAGTATCACCGTATACCAAAACTACATCAGGCTGTTCTTTTATAATTACCTCTTCAATCTTTTCTAAAATTCGCCCGGTCATCGCCCCCTGTGAAATGCCCCCAATACCGAGGTGATAGTCCGGGTTGGGAATCTGCATTTCTTCAAAGAACACGTCTGACAAGTTAGGGTCGTAGTGCTGACCTGTGTGAACTAAGATTTCATGAATAGGCGAGGTTATATGCTGCTGGTTGTAAAGGGCGATCGCACGAGACACAGATGCTGCTTTAATAAACTGAGGCCTTGCCCCAACCACAGTGACTACTTTCATGAAATATACCTCTCAAATTTTCTCAGCCAAATTTCTAATGCCAATGGATTAAAAATTTCTTTATACCAAACCGTACCTTGGCTGGCTTTTTGTTGACAGTAAGCTTGATATTTGGCTAATAAGTTCTTTCTTTCAACTAACTGATTTTTAAATATCAAGCTATCTTCAGCAAAATAATCCAAAACACCTTCTTTTAATTCGTTTTTAAGCCATTCACTTTGAGGATTGACAAATCCTTTTTTGTCTTTTCGCCAAACAATTTGTTTGGGCAGATAAGGTTCCATCGCCTTACGGAAAATATATTTTGTCCATCCGCTTTTCAATTTCATTTCCATAGAAACTGGAATTAATGCTTCTATCAGTCGATAATCTAAAAAGGGTACACGCATTTCTCTACTCCACGCCATTGACATCCGGTCTTCGTAGTGAACTAATGCTGGTACTGAAAAATTTTCAATATCTAATCTCTGCCTCTGCTGAACAGTCATTTCAGAAGCTAATCCTAGCATCTTGGGAACAAAATTTTTAAGATTTGCCCCACGAATATCCATTTCTGCTCCTCGCAAGTAACGGGGTAAATACCGTTTAGCTTCACTAAGAGAAAATTGTTTCAGAATAGTTCCTCGCTGCCAAAATGACCACAAAACTTCAACTGCTTTTAAGTGTTGACTGCAACGAGCTAAAGCTTGAATATAAAAGCCTAGATATTTTTGATAGCCGCAAAGCAGCTCATCAGCCCCTTGACCGCTCAAAATGACAGTAATACCCAAATCCTTAGCTTGCTTCATTAATAAATAATGGGCCACATTGGAAAAACTGCCTACTGGCTCGTCATTAAACCAGCAAACTTGCTCTAAGTAATCAAAAACCTCTTCCGGCTTAAAGTCCAGCACAATTTTATGAGTTTTACAACCTAAGTGGTTGCTCATAATATCAATAAAGGGAGACTCATCATATCGAGAATCTCTACTTACTGCTGAAAGTAAATTTAACTGTGCATCTTTTCCCAAGATACTCTGCATGATTGCTGCAATTGAAGAAGAATCAACTCCTCCAGAGAGTAAGACTCCTACAGGGACATCGCTTCTCAACCGCAGACGAACAGCATCAATAAAAATTTCTCTAACTTGCTCAACTAACTTATCTTCTGAAATATTTACTACTTTTTGAGTACCCAAATTCCAGTAGGATTTTATATCCATCCTCAGAACTTCAGTAGAAAGGTCTATCACTCCATAGCTTGCTGCTGGTATTTTCTCGATCCCCTCAAAAAAAGTTTCGTTAGAAGTTTCTAGCAGAGACTGGATGAGATATTCTCCAATAATTTGGTGATTCAAAGAGAACTTACGCCCTGTCATCTCAATAATTGTCTTAATTTCTGAGGCGAAGCACAAACTTTCATCTTGTAAAAAAAAATATAGAGGCTTAACACCAACTCTATCTCTAGACAAGACCAATCGATTATTTCGCCCATCCAACCAAGCAAAAGCCCACATCCCATTAAATCGCGCTAGAGCCTCATTTACCCCCCACTGCTCCAAAGCGGCTAACACAACTTCAGTATCTGATTCGCCTCTAAAATGATGTCCTAAATTCTCTAGTTCGCAACGAATTTCCCGGTAATTATAAACTTCACCGTTGTAAACAATCCAACTATTTCCATCTTTCGAGGTCATAGGTTGGCTTCCCGCCTCTGTCAAATCTAAGATAGACAGACGTTGATGTCCTAAGCCGACTTGCCATTGATTGATTTGATGTTGACAAATCCCGTAAGCATCCGGGCCACGGTGCTGCTGAAGCCTTTGCGCTTTTAGCAATAAATCTCTAATATTTTCTTCGTAGCTAATAACCCCTGTAATTCCACACATGGCTTATATCAAATCACTATAAAGCTTCAACAATGTCTCTGATTCTTTTTCCCAATTATATTTATCTTCTACTGCTTTGCGACCATTTTCGCCCATTCGTTTTGCTTCATCTGGGTGCTCGACCATCCACTGAATTGCCTCTGCGATCGCTCTGGGATTTAGGGGATCAACACAAATACCACAGTTATTGCCAGAAATAATCTCTTTCCATAAGGGGAAGTTAGAAGCAATTACTGGAATACCAGCAGACATATATTCAAACATTTTATTTGGCTGGGCATTAATATGATTAAGTTCTGGATGAAATAACACCAGCCCAGCCATTGATTTTGCTAAAGTTTCAGCAACTTCATTTCTGTTTAATTGCCCTAACTCTTTTATATTTGCCCAACCAGACATTGCTGCTGCCCGCTCTCTTTGATTGGCACTTAAGAATTTTCCACCCAAGAACAGCTTTGTATCCGTTTGCCCAATTGCCTCAACCATCTCAAAGATCCCACGGATATCAGCAATTCCGCCTATATAACAGACGGCGCGCTCTTTTTGCACTCCATCCATATGAGGCAAATACAGCTCTGAAAGTATTGGGTAGTTGTTTACATTGACTGCATAGCAACCCAATTTTGAGAAGCGATCGCAAATAAACGGTGTAGCAGTAACTATAGCAGTAAGCTGGTGGGCAGCAAAGTTTTCTATTCGCTCAGCCATCCAGCTAATTGTTAGGCGTAAAGATTCAGCAATCCAACTTTTACTCAAGATGTCTCTTGGTACATCTTCATGTACATCGTAAACAACTACTTTACCTTTTATTTTTAAAATCAATCCTAGAGGAATTAGTTCTGGATCGTGAAAGTGATAAATCTCTGCATCTTCATCCAAAGCTTTCTTAAAAACTTGCCATACCGTTTTTACCATACGTTCCCGACGGCTTTTTGGTCTAGATACCGCATTGATTTGCACTCCATCCACCAACTCATCCCTATCGTGAGGAACAATTAAAATTACTTCATAACCTGCTGTGAATAACGTTTTGCACTCTTTCAAAAAAATTCTGGTGTCAAAAGCAGAGTGAACTGATGTGAGATGAATAACTTTAGCTGTCTTCAAAATTATTTTCCCTTTAAATATATGAAAATTATAAAATTATTAACTCAATCTTTTTTCTTTAAATTCAGCTAAATTAATTTTTACTCTTACTGCTAGTGGAACCAGCAGCACTGTTAGCACAATTTCTAATCCCGTACCTAAAGGAGCTAGAAAGTCAGTAAACGATGTAGAAGTTAGCAGAATCATTTGGTATGAAAGCATTGATTGCAACACAACAGTGGGTGCTGACTTCGGCAATCGCAAAATTAGTACCTGTAGTCCTTGTAACGAAATTCCACAAATAATACTACCAATAACAATACCTGACCAGCCAAAATCTGCCCATAAGTAGCCAGGATAGGCAACATTTGAAGTACAGCTAGACATTGCATCCGGGTGCATGTACAAGCAGA encodes the following:
- a CDS encoding aminotransferase class I/II-fold pyridoxal phosphate-dependent enzyme, which encodes MIKPILLSTPHMGDRELEFVKEAFDTNWIAPVGPHVDAFEEEFCEVVGAAYAAAVSSGTAALHLALRLIGIEPGDEVFCSTLTFIATANPITYLGAKPVFIDSDHTSWNMNANLLREALDRRAKLGKLPKAVVLVHLYGQSADIAPILEACDRYSIPLIEDAAESLGATYQGRSPGTFGRIGIYSFNGNKIITTSGGGMLVSNDPNLVEKARFLATQARDRAPHYQHSEIGYNYRLSNVLAGIGRGQLRVLESRVQARRHNFEVYQQALGNLPGIEFMPEAGFGRATRWLTCLTIDPSAFGADREEIRIALANEQIEARPVWKPLHLQPVFAGCEGIGGAIAGSLFERGLCLPSGSNLTTEDLQRVIDAIANIRRSQNI
- a CDS encoding acetyltransferase, with amino-acid sequence MDIYLYGCGGHAKVILDILQRQGRKVTALVDDNPPAGITQIHGIPVHSARETLAAIRCDRCQWIVAIGNNSIRQQIALKLEGQGHSFTTAIHPSAQIALGVDIAPGTVVMANAAINTDTKIGKHAIVNTGVTIDHDCQIGGFCHIAPGCSLCGQVKLGAGVFLGVGTSVIPSVEIGTQTTCGAGSVVIQSLPSDCLAYGCPARIIKTNYSH
- a CDS encoding sugar transferase — its product is MLDRFVAAIALLLFSPLLIIIAIAIYTRMGRPIFFIQPRPGKNGRIFTFYKFCTMTNECDDSGNLLPDVQRLTLFGRFLRQTSLDELPQLWNVLKGDMSFVGPRPLLVSYLDRYSPEQARRHEVKPGITGWAQVNGRNTLSWEEKFKFDVWYVDHWNLWLDLKILFLTLVKVLKREGISHPNHATMSEFQGSPSSTE
- a CDS encoding glycosyltransferase family 4 protein, which produces MRVLYFHQHFTTPTGATGTRSYEMARRLIARGHQVTMVCGSYNMGNTGLTSDFINGVRQGIVDGIEVIEFYLPYSNYDNLLKRSWIFLRFALGSIKLALTAEYNLLFATTTPLTVAIPGIVMKAFKNRPFVFEVRDLWPELPKAMGVITNPLLLKALDILEWLAYHTADACIGLSPGIVKGIVCRKPSAKVTMIPNGCDLELFKPNPEAKCNLLGIRDDDFVALFCGAHGKANGLDALLDAGKVLKEKGRTDIKLVLIGDGKLKPNFIQRATEEGLDNCLFFQPMPKLELAKVMATANVGLMILANVPAFYYGTSPNKFFDYIACGLPVLNNYPGWLAELIDGHYCGITCPPNDAVAFANALSQLADNRQETLIRGKNARQLAESSFSREALANQFVDYLEKVLQG
- a CDS encoding class I SAM-dependent methyltransferase, whose product is MNSSVCPLCKSQDSQYCFSERGYKLQACNNCELFYIDPYPNLEDVHGRVQTYNYDHLDILNPEHHYQASVQFQNRYFDLIAQELKGAKSILDIGCGTGHFLEKLGAVYPELYRAGIELNQDRAAFAREKAGCDVFQVPVESFDPTASFDAITMLNVLSHIPDFDSLFGKLQTILSPGGKLILKVGEMKNNVKEGDIFDWEIPDHLHFLGMNTIDYICKKFNFQILKQQRLPLSQEVFSAASFKAPGRSKVRNIVKKMLVSTPLALPTLAKLYDLRIGQRIYSSFIVLEKMS
- the wecC gene encoding UDP-N-acetyl-D-mannosamine dehydrogenase — its product is MEKVCVMGLGYIGLPTSSLLASKGFKVHGVDINPKVVETINRGEIHIHEPDLDILVKSVVSSGNLRASLQPLPADVYIIATPTPLKDNWIPDISYIEAATEAIAPYLAPNNLVILESTSPVGTTEKIGNWLELLRPDLDVHSSLYLAHCPERVLPGQILKELVSNDRIVGGINQASADKAAAFYRQFVTGKILCTEVRTAELAKLTENAFRDVNIAFANELSLICEKLNINVWELIELANHHPRVNILQPGPGVGGHCIPVDPWFIVNSAPEQARLIRTAREVNDAKLHHVISKIKEKACQFKEPMIACLGLTFKADVDDLRESPAVSIVQKLAQSQFRGILVVEPHISQLPQSLAKLSVTLTNLEVALSAANIVVLLVNHSQFVNVNRERIKDKIVIDTRGILQ
- the wecB gene encoding non-hydrolyzing UDP-N-acetylglucosamine 2-epimerase — protein: MKVVTVVGARPQFIKAASVSRAIALYNQQHITSPIHEILVHTGQHYDPNLSDVFFEEMQIPNPDYHLGIGGISQGAMTGRILEKIEEVIIKEQPDVVLVYGDTNSTLAGALAAVKLHIPVAHVEAGLRSFNMRMPEEVNRVLTDQISRWLFCPTETAVKNLKNEGILERGQVLVSNVGDVMYDAALFYRQIAKPTDAIACLINELNEPFYLATVHRAENTDDPVRLSNIMGALETISKTTPVVLPLHPRTRKLLGNQHLSRIRLIEPVGYFDMITLLSKCKGVFTDSGGLQKEAYFFHKPCITLREETEWVELVEYGFNTLVGSDPDKILSAQKSIGIRNRDDFKLLYGQGDASAKILKLLEESFQSTFSVA
- the asnB gene encoding asparagine synthase (glutamine-hydrolyzing), whose product is MCGITGVISYEENIRDLLLKAQRLQQHRGPDAYGICQHQINQWQVGLGHQRLSILDLTEAGSQPMTSKDGNSWIVYNGEVYNYREIRCELENLGHHFRGESDTEVVLAALEQWGVNEALARFNGMWAFAWLDGRNNRLVLSRDRVGVKPLYFFLQDESLCFASEIKTIIEMTGRKFSLNHQIIGEYLIQSLLETSNETFFEGIEKIPAASYGVIDLSTEVLRMDIKSYWNLGTQKVVNISEDKLVEQVREIFIDAVRLRLRSDVPVGVLLSGGVDSSSIAAIMQSILGKDAQLNLLSAVSRDSRYDESPFIDIMSNHLGCKTHKIVLDFKPEEVFDYLEQVCWFNDEPVGSFSNVAHYLLMKQAKDLGITVILSGQGADELLCGYQKYLGFYIQALARCSQHLKAVEVLWSFWQRGTILKQFSLSEAKRYLPRYLRGAEMDIRGANLKNFVPKMLGLASEMTVQQRQRLDIENFSVPALVHYEDRMSMAWSREMRVPFLDYRLIEALIPVSMEMKLKSGWTKYIFRKAMEPYLPKQIVWRKDKKGFVNPQSEWLKNELKEGVLDYFAEDSLIFKNQLVERKNLLAKYQAYCQQKASQGTVWYKEIFNPLALEIWLRKFERYIS
- a CDS encoding glycosyltransferase family 4 protein — encoded protein: MKTAKVIHLTSVHSAFDTRIFLKECKTLFTAGYEVILIVPHDRDELVDGVQINAVSRPKSRRERMVKTVWQVFKKALDEDAEIYHFHDPELIPLGLILKIKGKVVVYDVHEDVPRDILSKSWIAESLRLTISWMAERIENFAAHQLTAIVTATPFICDRFSKLGCYAVNVNNYPILSELYLPHMDGVQKERAVCYIGGIADIRGIFEMVEAIGQTDTKLFLGGKFLSANQRERAAAMSGWANIKELGQLNRNEVAETLAKSMAGLVLFHPELNHINAQPNKMFEYMSAGIPVIASNFPLWKEIISGNNCGICVDPLNPRAIAEAIQWMVEHPDEAKRMGENGRKAVEDKYNWEKESETLLKLYSDLI